From the genome of Mastacembelus armatus chromosome 21, fMasArm1.2, whole genome shotgun sequence:
GTACAAGTACATGTAGACTGATGAACCAAAACATTATGGCGTGTGTGGGCTCTCTGACCAGTCTGCAGCTACACTGTAATACACTGTGTTATAATACATTCTTCCCATAACCATCATTGACATTTTCTTATGCTTGTGCCACAAAACCTCTAGTCTATATTGCCTTCATGCAACAATGATATACCAGTTCATGGTTTGTCCCTACCCCCTTGGTCAGGAAGAATTTATGACTACAGATAATTTGACCTTTGTCAAAGTCGCTCAAGACGTTACACTTGAGCATTAGCCCATGTCCACCATGCTGGCTACAACTATTTGATTTTAGCCAGACCTCATTAAGGCAACAACTTTTTTAAGCTCATGTTTATGATCTACATGAGAAAATGTTCATACAAAGTTTAGTTGTTCTGACTACTTTCAGCACACTTTTATGTGTGCTGCTCTCAATTATCTGTGAtgagctattttttttttttctattttttttctattattttttctattatttattattattattttattattattttaacctCTCATTTCAGGCTCTGTGCAGTGTCTCTACATTACATTGGCCTCACAGGAGTCAGGCTGCAGTATTTTCAATGTAAAAATGAGTTTGactgattttctaaaccaggggtaaaataaggcatagatcagagggtttagacaggagttaaaatagTACAAGCATAtcacaaaggcagcagatgaaGTATTCATCAAATCATTTTGACTTGTAAGAGCAACACAATAATATGGACAGagacataataaaaaaacagttatAACAAtaccaagagtcctggctgctttgatttcagattttttagcagttactttccttgaaccctggactgtgacagttgtaatgtgagacctcatggcacgagcctgagacacagccaccacaaatactctcatatacagaaccacaataacagtaatggggagaatgaaggaaaaaatgaGATCTGCAATTCCAGCAATGTAATTAATGACAAACATACACTCTCCAAAACAGGAGTTATACCTGCCTGGTTGTTGTAAGACGTCCTTCATTATCAGACTCTGAAAGATCACAGAACAAGaccaacacagacaaatacagacCTTAACTCTTTTTTGTGTGACTTTAGTGGAGTAATGCAtagggtcacaaatagccacataacggtcaatacatatgagcaccatgtttcCTACTGAGGTAGATGTAATAATGTATGCTATGTACTGGTACACAGTACACATAAGGTCTCCAAGAAACCAGCAGCCTTCTATGAGTATAATCTGAAACAACATGAGGAGCCCCATGAAGAAATCTgaaacagccagagagaggatgaggaggttgGTGGTGCTGTGAAGCTGCCTGGAGAAAAAGACCAGGAacatatttatcattatttaaaatatcaatTAACATTCAGataaaaggagaaacagaaaaaaaaattgaaacagACGATTATCATTGCCTTTGCCacagtgttttacatttatattactTTCATAAATTGATTAAATGTTTGGatacttgaagtgtgagatAGAGATGATGACCAACAGGTTGAGAAATACAGTGAATAGAGAGATGGAGAACAGCAGAATATAAGTCATCATGGTCTCAAAGTGAGGACGCTTTGTCTTCACACAGGAGGAGTTGAGgagctgtggaaagcagagttcagtaTCCACCAAAGTCTCCATcaccagagagaggagaagctgctgagctctggCAGCTTTTCACCAAAGCTTTCTCTTAAACAGCTAATTTatgtctttcctctcctcccaccccTCCTTCTCCCCTGCTGAGGTGTTTTTTTCTCCAAAGAGAGAAGGACAGAATGAGTATGACTTTTGTACTTAGTCTTCTGAGGTCTGTGTCAATTCTCCACCCTTAGCTTTAAGACAGATATCCATGATCACAAAGGTGGGAGGGATTTCTTTTCAGACTCAACGTGATCAACTACACAGACAGGACAACTAAAATGTGCCATGCTGATACTTCCAGTCTAAATTCTGAACATGTTGCTTTGGCAAAAATACActataattttcatcataggtatacctcaactatgagagacaaaatgagaaaaaaaatccagattcAAATcacattgtttgatttttaaagaatttatttgcaaattatggtggataataagtatttggtcacctacaaacaagcaagatttctggctctcacagacctgtaacttcttctgtaagatgctcctctgtcctctgctcgttacctgtattaatggcacctgtttgaactcgttatcGGTATAAAAAacacctgtccacaacctcaaacagtcacactccaaactccactatgaccaaaaccagagagctgtcaaaggacaccagaaacaaaattgtagtgatgggcaagtgaagcctcatgaagcactgaggctttcctgacaattgtgccgaaaaagattcaaagcttcgagacttcagtgacggtgacgtctggtggacaactgaagaaatagcaacctctaaagagcacgaatgaagcactggcactgtttcaatcccatgacagcaataaaagttcagacctcttgagatcaaaatgatcccaaactttagaacgtcgcttattagtgggactcgccatgaaacttgccaaaatactctcactctcactctccaaatcctgaagcagaatgatgcatcttatacagctggtatggcaccaaaccactcaaacctgtcaaacctgtcaagctgtcattgcctcagaatgcattgaaacgccatgagccaatgacacacactgaaagactatgaaccaatgaaaagctttgaaacattttgaagcaatgaagcgcgaagcgaaacagtgatgacgttcgaagcctcgaacgtcatcagtcacgtgacactggtgtttcgATACAGGCTCCGACACagcgtttcgaatcactccgcttcaggaagagtgacacaagctccaaagcctcggtatcatttgcccatcactacaaAATTGTAGTCTGCACCAGGCTGAgaagactgaatctgcaataggtaagcagcttggtgtgaagaaatcaactgtgggagcaattattagaaaacGGAAGACATACAAGACCACTGATAATCTTCTTTGATCTGGGGCTCCACACAAGATCTCTCTCCGtggggtcaaaatgatcacaagaatGGTGAGCAAAAATCACAGAACTACATGGGGGGACctagtgaatgacctgcagagagctgggaccaaagtaataaaggctaccatcagtaacacactacgcggccagggactcaaatcctgcagGGCCAGACGTGTCTCCCTGCTTAAAGCAGTACATGTCCAGGCCcgtctgaagtttgctagagagcatttgAATGAAGAGGACTGGGAGAATGtcatatggtcagatgaaaccaaaatagaagtttttggtaaaaactctaCTCGTCGTGTTTAGAGAagaaagaatgctgagttgcatccaaagaacaccatacctactgcgaagcatgggggtggaaacatcatgcttttGGGctgcaaagggaccaggacgactgatccatgtaaaggaaagaatgaatggggccCATGTATCatcagattttgagtgaaaacctccttccatcagcaagggcattgaagatgaaacgtggctgggtctttcagcatAACAATGATCCCACACACACTGCCCGGGTAATGAAGGAGTGGCTttgtaagaagcatttcaaggtcctggagtgggctagccagtctccagatctcaaccccatagaaaatctttgaAGGGAGTTGAAAGTCCGTGTTGCCCAGTgacagccccaaaacatcactgctctagaggagagctgcatggaggaatgggccaaaataccagcaacagtgtgtgaaaaccttgtgaagacttacagaaaacgtttgatctctgtcattgccaacaaagggtatataacaaagtattgagatgaacttttgttattgaccaaatacttattttccaccataactttcaaataaattctttaaaaatcagacagaaaTATGTAGTTTGGTCCTTAGACCGTAATCCTTTATTTTTGTTGGAGTACTCTGTTGTATCTCATACTGACAATAAGGGGTAACTTTAGTGTCCAATAGTGAGATTTTGTGAAGTATtatcagtgtgtcacagtgtgtgtatcAGAGTGTGTTACAACAGTGTCTGACTGACAAGGAGGAGGGACATTAGTTCAGTAATTAGGagaagatgtcagaggaggaacaaatTAGCTGGAGagttgtcagagctcagcagtgtctcctctcctctctctgatggaggaaactgaactctgctttccacagctaaacacttcctgtgtgaagccaaagcgtcctctctctgacactgtgctgatttacatgatactgtcctttatctctctgctcactgcagctctcaacctgttggtcatcatctccatctcacacttcaagtagacacatatttcatcactaCAGTAGTCTAGTAGCTGTGCCAAAGAAATGatagtggaaaaatgtcttttttctctctatgtgctgttgaatttgttatttgagctgcttatatctttatctttaatgctaatcaatactacaaacaatgagtatgttgctgtctttcctctccaggcagctccacactcccaccaattccctcatcctctctctggctgtctcagatttCTTCGTGGGCTTCCTCCTGTTGTTTCAAATTATGATCATAGACGGCTGCTGGTACATGGGTGAcctcatgtgtgttgtgtattatggttttgattatattatatgttattcATCAGTAGGAAACATGATCCTGATATCcattgaccgttatgtggctatttgtgaccctctgcattactccatcagagtcactcaaaaaagagttcaagtctgtgtttgtctctgttggatctgttctttcttttattgcattgtgtttttgaaagacAACCAGGCCAATATAATTCATGTGTTGGAGAGTGTGTGATAATCTTCAACAAAAGTGAACGAGTTGCAGATGTCATTTTGATCTTCATTCTtcccattactgttattgtggttctgtatatgagagtatttgtggtggctgtgtctcaggctcgtgccatgaggtctcacattacaactgtcacagtccagggttcaaggaaagtaactgctaaaaaatctgaactcaaagcagccaggactcttggtgttgttgtaggcgtctttatcatttgtttctgtcc
Proteins encoded in this window:
- the LOC113123147 gene encoding trace amine-associated receptor 4-like codes for the protein METLVDTELCFPQLLNSSCVKTKRPHFETMMTYILLFSISLFTVFLNLLVIISISHFKQLHSTTNLLILSLAVSDFFMGLLMLFQIILIEGCWFLGDLMCTVYQYIAYIITSTSVGNMVLICIDRYVAICDPMHYSTKVTQKRVKVCICLCWSCSVIFQSLIMKDVLQQPGRYNSCFGECMFVINYIAGIADLIFSFILPITVIVVLYMRVFVVAVSQARAMRSHITTVTVQGSRKVTAKKSEIKAARTLGIVITVFLLCLCPYYCVALTSQNDLMNTSSAAFVICLYYFNSCLNPLIYALFYPWFRKSVKLIFTLKILQPDSCEANVM